A portion of the Oxynema aestuarii AP17 genome contains these proteins:
- a CDS encoding RNA-guided endonuclease InsQ/TnpB family protein: MLTMNYTYRIYPDALQQTELRSWLETCRGIYNYALRELKDWIASRKCSVDRCSLEKEYIIPANEPFPSYHRQQNNLPKAKKQFPHLGKVHSQVLQTTIRRLHDTWEAFKKRGHGFPRFKKFGQFKSFVFPQFKNNPINGFTIKLPKLGAVPINLHPPFAPL; this comes from the coding sequence GACCATGAACTACACTTACCGAATCTATCCAGATGCCTTGCAGCAGACTGAACTGCGGTCGTGGCTTGAGACGTGCCGAGGCATATATAACTACGCGTTGCGCGAACTCAAAGACTGGATTGCTTCGCGTAAGTGTTCGGTAGACCGATGCTCGCTGGAAAAGGAATACATCATTCCCGCCAATGAGCCATTCCCGTCCTACCACCGTCAGCAGAACAACCTGCCCAAAGCAAAGAAGCAATTCCCGCATCTGGGTAAGGTACATTCTCAGGTGTTGCAGACCACGATTCGCAGACTGCACGATACCTGGGAAGCCTTTAAGAAACGGGGACATGGATTCCCTCGTTTCAAAAAGTTCGGTCAATTCAAATCCTTTGTGTTTCCCCAGTTCAAGAACAATCCCATCAATGGCTTCACAATCAAGTTGCCAAAGTTAGGGGCAGTACCCATCAACCTGCATCCCCCCTTCGCCCCCCTTTGA
- a CDS encoding RNA-guided endonuclease InsQ/TnpB family protein: MQVRVLSRVRGTQWYVVVTLESDISVPDVPVHGRAIGIDLGLQRFLTASDRSFQERPKFFKSMQRKLKLLQRRAARKQKGSQNWEKAQVEVARMHHRIANRRKDFHLKTAHQLCDRAQTIFAEDLNVKGLTRGMLRKDCVDAAFGQFLSLTEWVCWKRGVYFAKVNPNGTSQTCPNCFATVSKGLEVREHHCPECGYRTHRDTPSASLRERAAAEMVLHRGLENVVTQGLWGMETACQVGLSGVYDLDKWRGARIPNREAGKPAL; the protein is encoded by the coding sequence ATGCAGGTAAGGGTACTGTCCAGGGTACGGGGGACGCAATGGTATGTTGTCGTCACCCTTGAATCGGATATATCGGTTCCCGATGTCCCGGTTCATGGTCGGGCGATCGGGATTGACCTGGGATTGCAGCGATTCTTGACCGCTTCCGATCGCTCTTTCCAAGAACGCCCTAAGTTTTTCAAGTCGATGCAACGCAAGCTGAAATTGCTGCAACGCAGAGCGGCACGAAAACAGAAGGGTTCTCAAAATTGGGAGAAAGCACAAGTCGAAGTGGCTAGAATGCACCACCGAATTGCGAACCGTCGTAAAGATTTCCATCTGAAAACGGCTCATCAGCTTTGCGACCGGGCGCAAACTATCTTTGCAGAAGACCTCAACGTCAAAGGCTTGACGCGAGGAATGCTGCGAAAAGATTGTGTTGATGCTGCTTTCGGGCAGTTCTTGTCTCTGACGGAATGGGTGTGCTGGAAGCGTGGGGTCTACTTTGCTAAAGTCAATCCCAACGGCACCAGTCAAACCTGCCCCAACTGTTTTGCTACGGTGAGCAAAGGGTTGGAAGTCAGAGAGCATCATTGTCCTGAGTGTGGGTATCGAACGCATCGCGATACGCCTTCGGCGTCGCTACGCGAACGTGCTGCAGCCGAGATGGTTTTGCATCGTGGACTAGAAAACGTAGTAACCCAGGGACTCTGGGGAATGGAAACCGCCTGTCAAGTCGGTCTGTCGGGGGTCTATGACCTAGATAAGTGGCGTGGGGCCCGAATACCCAATCGTGAGGCTGGGAAGCCCGCGCTGTAA